The genomic interval taaaaaccggccaaccctgtTTACAACCCAGCAGGCTTGAGAAAGATAATAGGAAGACCATCTCCTGTCAAAATGTTTGTTATGGGTGTCAAGTCTGTTTTCagtaaattgaaaagaaaatcccacatgtatgtgagaatttctGGTTATTGGATGTTTCAGACTTGTTATGTTTAATAGTAAGGCACATTGTCCTGTATACTGTGTGACATTCTACCAGCTAATTTATAGCTTGTCTAATTTGATAAGATCTGTCTCTCTGCTGAGTAGTTCATTTAAGAGTAGTGGGTACCCTGTCATACTCCAGATGGATCATATGGTAAGTGCAAATTGTCAAAGTACGGTTCATATCATGTTACACTTTTGTATACCACATGCTTGGTCTTGAAAAACCACAAAATCAACCACTTCTTTGATGAGATTTAAAGTAAATTCCAAGTAACATGGTATTACTTTGTAATCTGATTATTTTAGAACAATCTACTACATGAATCACTCGGTCTCTGTGGCATGTGCAATGGGGGATCATGGCTTGGGTGATGGCTGGGGAGATGGCTGGGGTTCCCCTGCCCACCTTCCAATGTCACTTGAGGAAAATTGTTCAGTCAGGGGATTGTTACATTTTGGCCAGAGAAAAATTACCACTCGACCTTGTAGAAAAACTAAAGAGTATCACAACCTTTCGAGGTACTTTAGAGGTACTTTTACagttatagtctaaatatgccccagaatgaaccatttgatatcaaaccttttttttttctgttgggGGAAAATTCAGTAAGACTCATTTTCCATTGTTTGGCACATGAATGAAAGTTAAGTATATATACTTGAATGGCTTATCCATGCAATGGAGACCTTCATACTTTCACAGTACTGTTAGTCCATTTGAATGATTATATCAAAATacgaatattcatgagttgtcGCTATCGGCGAAGGAAACCTGATGGAAGCTGGCAGGTGGTAACCAGTATAAGGTATCAAAGCTCATGAATGACACCCGCTACATAGGGAACTGCATACAGACACGTTGCATTACATCGTTTTGAAGACTGATATAAATCCGTACCTCGGACAGCATGCAGGGATGGTGTCGTCAATAGTACACCTCACATGACAATAGTATACCTCACATGACAATAGTATACCTCACATGACAATAGTACACCTCACATGACAATAGTACACCTCACATGACAATAGTACACCTCACATGACAATAGTGTACCTCACATGACAATAGTGTACCTCACATGACAATAGTGTACCTCACATGACAATAGTGTACCTCACATGACAATAGTGTACCTCACATGACAATAGTGTACCTCACATGACAATAGTGTACCTCACATGACAATAGTGTACCTCACATGACAATAGTGTACCTCACATGACAATAGTGTACCTCACATGACAATAGTGTACCTCACATGACAATAGTGTACCTCACATGACAATAGTGTACCTCACATGACAATAGTGTACCTCACATGACAATAGTGTACCTCACATGACAATAGTGTACCTCACATGACAATAGTATACCTCACATGACAATAGTATACCTCACATGACAATAGTATACCTCACATGACAATAGTATACCTCACATGACAATAGTATACCTCACTTGAGAATAGTATACCTCACTTGACAATAGTATACCTCATATGGTCAAATCCATCGAGCTGATTATGTTATGTATTATtatgttatactgtatgtatattgcTGAACCTCATGGTTTATATAATGACACAAAACTTTGTATGGAATATTTCTTGTTGGCTTTTTAAGAATTCCAAATGGTTGAACAGAATGGTTCGTACAGAGCATCATCTAGGTCTGGGTGGGCAACTTACagcctgcgggccacatgcggccctccagtgattttttgcggcccgtgagatgtctcaagaaaaagacaaaaattcaatctattttacattaTCACAAAAAACGTGCTAGCTGAAGAGAATTTAttggcactaatgatgctgtcaggtaggcctgttatccccattaattattgactgtactgtattgacattatgtttttgtgaaaacAGATTAattacacacacctattgcttgaaagtcctcggaatcaaaggtttgaaatcaacagcaggttgttggttaggtgcggcccagtcaaattttcactccttatatctggcccattcattcaaaaaggttgcccacccctgatctAGATGGTATTCTGCATTCCATAAAGTCTTCTGTGTTTGTCCATAATCTTCAAAGCTTTTGTGTGTTGTACTTTATAATATCTATACTTTTCACACAACTGCAAACATTTTACAGCTCGTTTCAAACACTACTTCAGACTAAATTTTGCCAGTATCTGAAGCCTATTTACTTTGATACTTATTACCCCACGGCTTCACTTGAGCACAGTGTAAATAAGATCATTTTCCAAATCAAagtcatatatacataatatttctttatcttttctgTAGATGAAGGGATTGAACGATTAGCCAGAGAACTTgcctgtcaaaaaaaaaatctcccgGCCAGGATGTCGAACCTGTGGAAGAAATTCAGTGACTTTCTGGGTATTTCGGACCCAGAGTTTATCATTGCACCTCCACTGGAAGGAGAGATCATTTACTGCAAAAATAATGTTTGCGTGCACCCTCCACCTCAGCTGTCGTCCCTACCGAAGCATCTGCCGGGTTACATGACCATTCGGACCCACGGCAGTGGATATCTGAACACCTCCCTGATTCTGACCTGGATTCCTAACATCTCCATCAACCTGAACACAGCAGAGAGGGATTCTGTCGTATCGTCCACTTCTGAGTCTTCCCCGGTCAGAGTCGAAGAGAGTCCCAAGCTGAGTCTGGGATCGAAGGAGGACAACGAAAGCCACGACTCTGCCGTGGGCGGATTCCATCTGGATGGGGAGGAGAAGGACGGGGAGGAGAAGCATACAGAGGGCGACAGTCCAGTCAGTTTAAATGTGAGCTTCCAGGACTCGGGGATAGGGGATGGAGACCAAAAATCAAAGCTGAACGAAATGTCGGACGGCTCGAGAAATGACTCTGAGAATTTGGGGGACAGCCAGGTAATTCAGGCGGATGGACCGCCAGAGGTGGAGAGAGACGGCGTCAGCATAGAGGATACTGCGGAGGATGGAGGTCTGGCGGCACGGAGGGGCAGTTCCTCCGAATCCTCGACCAGCGGAGACTTACACACGGAGTTGATGCTCCATAAGTTACTGGGGGATCATGAGATCCGTAACCCAGAGGAGAGCGAGAGCCAGCCAGAGAGACCATCTGAGTTGGATCTACTGAACGGGACGAAGAAGGACGAAGACGACATCGGCGACGACAACAGCATCTCGAGCGCCTCTCAAGGCTCGGAGTATCCAGAACCGTTCAACAGCTTCCTCAGGAATCTACAAGAGGATGATCACATGACCAGCGACATGTCACAGGCATGGCTGCATAACATGATGTTTCCCGATAACGCCATATCTCTGTTTGCGGAAGGCCAGACGGTCTCCATGACAAACCCCAGGGAGCAGCTCTGCGGGGTGTTTGCAGTTGACCTCTGCCACATGAGGTCGTTGAGGATATTCTTCAGCGATGAGAGCTGCACAAGTGGACAGTTTGTGATCGCCAGCCGTGAGAGTCAGTACAAGATCCTTCATTTTCACCACGGTGGCCTAAATAAGTTAGCAGAGGTGTTTGAACACTGGCAGCATTGCATCAAAAGTCTAAACAGAGTAagttcagatttttttttttttttttttttttttcagtttggcATTTCCAGAGTTCTCTACTTtcaaatatttctattttttcccGAACTTTTCTATAATTGTCTTTTATTTGCTAGGACGACCCAATTCAAGTCTACATGTCAATGActtaaagtaaaatattcatGAGGATTTTACCTGCGTTGACAGTATAGGCAAATATACTGCTTGGAAGGAGAACAAAAAGATGAGGCCTCCCACgcaattttcctttttcttcttcttcttctttttattcacTCTGTTGAAAAAGGATATCTTCTACTCCAAAGGCATTTCAACCATAAATGGAATTTCATTATGTGGAGATTTTAAAATATTCAGGAGTCTACCTTCTAGGCTTAATGTAGTGCACATAGGCTTTCTGTGAGCTGAGTTTGACAACATTACCCAGTGTTAGTTTACAAAATAGTTGACGTAACTAATGTATCTGAAAGGGCTACATTTTGGTTAGCTTCAAGTTGAAGGGATGACTTTTTCTAATATTCAAATTGAACAGCTGTGAAGGTGATAGTTATTATAATTGGTCCTTATCTTGGGTAGGAACTCTAGGAAGAACGAAGTTgacatttataatattttacttCATTTCTCGGTTAACTTTCTCCTCACAGCTAGAAAACTTGATACATACAATTTTTGGTTCATAACTGGTACATGTAGGTTTTTCTGGGCCCATTTTTGGGCTTGTTGTGCCCAAATTTTAATTTCCACCTCAAATTCATTCAGGACACATTctttggacccaaattttgtggagcccaatatttttgggaccatatgggcccacattttctttacattgcaataactctgcaaATGTAAGTTGGGTCGTTGCCATACTTGGTATACTGTTGTAGGTTACTAGCTGGTACACTTGGGCATAAGTATTATGATATTTGGTGATGACATACAAcgctttaatattccactaagcaagaAGCTGTAGTACCCGTTGCGCTCTTGATGCCTCCAGTCAATAGATTACCAAGAACACCATCTGAAGTCATATAGTACAAGATTTGGTGTCCAAGTAGTATCTATAGACATCTCTTGTACAACTTCCTGTTTTCTTGTTACTGATACaagaccttttttttaaaacacatttttttcatgacttttttttGACACAGAGTATCTACTCTTCAATTTCTATTTTCTATTACAGGACCAACCAGGAGGGGAGACCACCGACCTCTGTCGGAAATTTACGATTATCCAGTCGGGTTTGAAAGCCAAAGACTGCCATCCAGAAGAGGGTATTTATGGGGTCATTAATGAGGAAATTTGGAGGTCGTATGTTAATGAGAAAGGTCAAATTGAAGAACCCTATGCCTTACGGAAGGTAAAATTctgcaataattttttttcttctatcatTGCAAGGTGAAATTGAATGgtgaaaatatatacagtagttacatATGTTTCTGCTTTGCATGAAGTACTGTAACTATTTTGGGATGGTTCATGTTCAAGCTTTGGCTACTATTCTACACTAAAATCCCACAGCAATGCAGTTTTTTAGCTTAGACTTCAGGTAAAGTTTTAagcaaattggaaaaaaaaattcagctgGTAGTTCTTTACATCAGATTTAAAACCAAAGTGAAAAGCATGTGGACCAAGAAATTGTTATTCATTCATGACTTACTTATTACTCCCCATTAATTAACTTTATTTTAGTCAGTGTGGTATTCATGTACGTTTGATGTTATGTGTTATCTTATGGCAGGTTTGTTAACACTGCTAGAAATAGCCTTCCAGATGCAAGCTGAGCTACTTTTATTAGCTACAGTTCCAAtgttgtatttttcattttgtaatatttagtTTTACAGTACTCTATGAAACGGACAGAATTCAAACTTTTCAGTTTCTTAAATAATAGACTACAAGTCTTTAGTAATTCAGTCCTGAAAAGTTTGCAACACTCAAAGTCTTGCTTTGATTTATACTCAAAATGTCTGtcccccttttcttttcttttctttctttcgtaAAAAAAGGCCATATTTTTCGGAGGCATCGATAAAACCCTCAGAGCAGAGATTTGGCCCTTCCTTCTGGGAATGTTTGACTTTGAGTCAACAGAAGATGACAGAATGGTGCAGGAGAAGGAGAAAACTGCAGAGTATGAAGATATCAAGAAAAAGAGGTGAGGATGACAAGAAATGGACAAATATAAGTAatggttaaaggcattgaagactcgccccaaaccacatgcggccatctgaaaaagttaactttctgttgcttgcaagtgacgttttgtttgtgtcactacaaaatgcagaaagtagtgaaacgtgataccttgttatctttagctggacctgagatgtccatcgctgtatcgtttatacactgtgctgtgggtattgactgctatatgcactgactgtacactagtgtctaattaccgatggtagcaagctgtgtatgtattttctgggatcgatggtggtgtctaacacttctgttacacctcattcgaaactaggtcagattaccggcattagacgtttcttgttgtgcgagtcttcacaccctttaagtaaaaAGAAGATAATAGGGTTCTCTAGCCACGCCCCAAATCAACAGAAGGCGCTGTCATGTCTTTCCCATCtacttgacaagctgcagtctgAGTCTGAGTTGATAAGAAGTAATTTGTACAATTTGCCATCTTAATTATGGAGGAAGAGaccttttgaaacatatttgaaagtttcaagtCAGAATTATTGTTTTAAGCAACTTAACTTTTCTATATAACCCATTTTGAAGGTTCAGTCAATATGCACAAGTTGGGGCCTTGAACTAGTCAATCACTCAGCGTGTCTGTATGCAAGTTCATCCTGTGTGTTCACATGCATGTGAACGCTTTCATGGAGATGGTGTTACTCTGATTCAGGGATCTGTAAACGGTACAGGTTAACTTTCGTTAGGACCGATGTGAAGCCCTGGAGAACGCCCCATTGATATATAGTGTACAGCAAAGCATAGCACTTTCACATTTTAGCCAGACTGAAGTGAGCTGCAGTTTTCAATGAGCAATGAATATTGTGAGCTGATGCATGAGTCATCACTGCACATGGTATTATTTTGGAAAGCTTTTAGTCTCTTCAACAATTCATGAGTAAGATTTATGATCTGAAATGATTCACATTAAGCTTGCTCTCAGACTGTCATGTGATGCCTCGCCTGGAGGCCAACATCCAGAGCAAATATCATGTGTCAAAATGATTTGCAAAAATGGGCAGATTATTGTGTATGCAAATTTGTGTAAAGATGTGTATCAGGGTTTTTACATACAGACCATTGTACTAGTGCAGCTTCAAATCAGCATTTTACAATAAACCAAATAAAACCAAGAACTAAACTAAAACCCTGCCCAACCCAAATGTAATGTACAAGTCAGTGAATATTAAAGGTAGTCCCACCTCACTTCAACTGTAGCAAACTAAATCGGGTAAGAGGCCTAAGGACCCAAATTGATCCCACCCTAATTGCATTGCTCTACAGTAAGTTACAGTCTTGTAAATTCTCTTCTCTGTGTGTAGGGATGTGACAATTATCCTATTTCCCTAAAAATCCCTTATTTCAAATTCTTGGGAGGAGTTTCCTTTCCCCTACTTGATAAACTTTTCTTAAAACAAAGACCCTGGCTTTTTCTGCTAATGTAACCTTGATGCATCCTGTCACATGACCCTGTTTGCTCCTCTTTTCACCATCTCTGTCCTGCCATGCTCTTTCTCTGGTCCTTGCTCTGATCGAGTCCAGACGTGTTATTCGCAAACCACCACAAATCAGTATTCCTGATTCTTGGTTTAGATTCTAGTAATTCCGATCAAGTAGTGGTGGTACCTTATCATCCTGCATCTGATACAGATGACAATGGTCCTGAGCCTAGCAGTAGCGACAGCTCAGGAGATGATGGCAATCAGGCTGACTCTGATTCTTCAGATTCAGATGCCCCTAGACCACGGAAAAGTAATAGGGCCACCAATCTAAGCAAAGCATATGATGTGCAACTCTCTCTTTTTGCTTTTCATCTTTTCAGAGCATCAATGACTGAAAAGGAGAAAGAGCAGTTTTGGAAGGATGTCAGGTGTACCGTGGAGAAAGATGTCATTCGCACCGACAGAGGCAATCCCTACTTCAGAGGCAAAAATAACCCCAACCTGGATGTCATGTGGTAAGTTTTGTCCTCTTTGAATGCAGTATTATTCCAGCTTATCTTTTATCCTGGATTATTGAATACAGTAAATCCCAGCTTCCCTTTAATCCTGGATTATCTCAATCTGATCTCCAGAGTATTAAACCTGTCACTTGATTTGAAGGAAAGAGTCAAGTCATAACTACTTATGTTTTATTGATGTTGCTGGATGTGTCATCTATTGTCAGAATTTTGTGCTACAAGTACCTCAAAAACTGACAGATACGAGGTACAACCACATATACTGCGGGAGAGGGAGAGGCCAGAACAGTCTTGAGTGATGCAgttcaacaccccccccccacccaacccacccATCCCCATTGGCAGATCAAATttctaatgtacagtataaacataaataacaagtattttgcagaaaacttgttccactttttttcaaaagatgCCACAAGTATTGCAACAATTTTGCATATAAGCACCCTCCATATAACACCAAATTTCTCAAAATGGAATGGAGCAACCCTTCCCCTAGAACTACTTGGATTGAAGCACTCAGCTTCAGCTGATCTCCAACACTAGCTCCAGTGTGGGCTTCAGTACGAATTCTGAGTCCATTGTCTGATCTATTCTAACACATCTTATAtctgattggggggggggggacttcatgCAGCTGTACTTGGCTTGATTCTTGAAGAACAAACCAGCTCCAATGAACCAGGCACTGGCCTCGGTTACAGAGTTGACTCCACAATGTGCAGGATAAGCGAAGCTCCTTAACCAAAGTAAACCTCCAGTTTCAAAGGGATTGCTACCAGTATTGTGACAGTGGAATCTTGATTTGAAAACATGGGTTCTTGGAACCAGGGAGGATCAAAGAACTTTGCTCAGAGAGGTGGTTAAGTAAAAATGTGGGAGGAAaggttattttttttacttgccCTGTCAAATCTCCTTCAAAAGTCTTTCTGACAAATCTTCAACTCTACTTGCTCCAGAGACAGCTTCATATCTGTTCTGCAACTACTGTCCCAAATGACTGTTAGGCAAACCCTGGCTTGCACACCATATAGCAAGCCTATCCAACTCCCATCTCAGTCATGGTATTGAAGGTGGCTCCTTATCCCTGTTGGTCCCTAGATTACCTCCACTGAAGCCATCTTCACACCAATCACTGACAAGGTTTCCACCTGAAAGGAGTGGTTGCTTAAGGAACTAACTTTCTTCCTGAGAAAATCATATTTATGTTTGCAATTAAATGGTACCCCTGAGCCTAAGCTGATTTAGGGAATGAAAAGACATTCCTTATCGTTTGCTGGATTCAGTTTGCTTGAAATTTAACGATATTGGTCCTCACAGTCTGAGTCATGATTAACTGCTTTTAAGTCATGCACATTTGTTTCATTGATCATATCCGCCTTTAGCTAGACATAGCTGAAATATTTGCTCTTTACGGTAATTCTTGCATATTATTGTTTGTCTGCCATACATATATCTTCCTAAACTACGTATTAGATTGTGTCCTGGAAGGAATTGTCAACCAGTATTTGCTCTTGACAGCAATTCTTGCACATCATGACTTTGTTGGCATGTTGTATATCTTTCTTAAGTTCTCATATTACAAAGTGTCCAAGGTAGTGGTACCAGTATTGGCTTGTACAGCAATTTTACATGTTACATGTCTGCCTTTACTTCCCATCTTATATCTAGTGTACAAGGAAGTAGAACTGGTAATTGCTCTGTAGCAGTTCATTCAAGTTTATCATGATTTGTCTACATGTTGTATATCTTCATTTACTTGTGTCCATGATACCATCTgttgtaggctaggtagatcAACTGCATAAGTAGAAtcgagacaggtaagtatcgtcattcgtaaatccccaaaccagtaagttttgggacCCAGCACAAGAAAGGTGCTTGTTCCTTGCTAACAGAAACAAACGAGTAAATGCCCCCCTGCTGACAGAAACAATGGAGTTAGTGTCCCCCTGCTGACAGAAACAAAAGAGTAAATGCCCCCTGctaacagaaacaaacaagtaAATGCCCCCTACTAATAGAAACAAACAAGTAAATGCCCCCTGCTAACAGAAACAAACAACTGAATGCCCCCTGCTGACAGAAACAATGGAGTTAGTGTCCCCCTGCTGACAGAAACAAAAGAGTAAATGCCCCCTGctaacagaaacaaacaagtaAATGCCCCCTACTAATAGAAACAAACAACTGAATGCCCCCTGCTGACAGAAACAATGGAGATAGTGTCCCCCTGCTGACAGAAACAAAAGAGTAAATTCCCCCTGctaacagaaacaaacaagtaAATGCCCCCTGCTAACAGAAACAAACAACTGAATGCCCCCTGCTGACAGAAACAATGGAGTTAGGGTCCCCCTGCTGACAGAAACAAACAAGTAAATAACCCCTGctaacagaaacaaacaagtaAATGCCCCCTGCTAACAGAAACAAAGAATTGAATGCCCCTCCTGCTGACAGAAACAATGGAGTTAGTGTCCCCCTGCTGACAGAAACAAAAGAGTAATTGCCCCTGctaacagaaacaaacaagtaAATGCCCCCTGCTAACAGAAACAACAACTGAATGCCCCCTGCTGACAGAAACAATGGAGATAGTGTGCCCCTGCTGACAGAAACAAAAGAGTAAATGCCCCCTGCTAACAGAAACAAACAACTGAATATCCCCCTGCTGACAGAAACTAACAAGTAAATGCCCCCTGCTGACAGAAACTAACAAGTAAATGCCCCCTGCTAACAGAAACAGTGGAGTACATGCTGGCGCACATTATGATGCTATAGAATGTTGAAACTTTAGTTTGTTATTACTCAAGTTATTAAAATTActaaatatattattactatattagTACTTAAAGTGTAGAAACACAAGTTATCTTTTGatactgctttaattccacATCCAGAGAGTCTCAAGAATAGACTTGTCTGCATATCCAAGGTTAATATGCATACACAGGCATTTAAAAAGATATATGTGGCTGAAGCTGATTGCTTGACAAAATTCCTGGAAACGTTGCATATCTTTAGGTCAAACTCACATTCTCGTAGTATATTGTTTGAcaaaagatatgaatttttttcacaaatggTGATCTTATGTGAATGCATCCGTCAATGGCAGAATaattgatgtcatcatggcaattaAACTGAAAGTGTCTTTGTCTTAATACTGTATAATGTTTAAAATCATGCTTCCACTAACgaaaatattatgtatataaaagCACATGAAGAAGGGAAAACTGACAGGAGAAATCATAtacaatggaaaagagcaaagcaAATTTCTTTGCCCttttttcattgaaaataatattcCTACGAAAATATTGCTATTTGATACAATTTCTAAATATATAGAAACCATTACCAGCTAAGCAGATATGCCAGATATATCACACTTCAAGGATAAATGAAAAAGAATGTTATAAGAAGGATAGCTGAGCTTTTAAAAATGAAAGCATGATTACAGTATCTATTATCAaagttatcattttttttttgtaatttttctttATGATCCAAGAATgtgttgcatttttttctttgtcgcATCCTGTTAACAAGGAAGACTTAGCAAATAagaaaattcgaataattgcttttcaaaatcagttttgttttgatgaatagaaaaataaactaaaaatcttctttcttttccagTAACATCTTGTTGAATTATGCAGTCTACAACCCCCAGCAGGGCTACAATCAGGGGATGTCTGATCTGTTGGCGCCGATCATGGTGGAGCTGCAGAACGAGTGTGAGGCCTTCTGGTGTTTCGCCAGCTTAATGGAGAGTGTCATCTTTGTCTCGTCACCGAAAGATGAAGACATGGAGAGACAATTGGTGAGAGTTTGTTTCCCATCCACTATTTTAACTCCACTCTCTTTGATTCTGTCGATTTGATTCCTGAATTGATCTCACCCACTCACCTTCCCACCAGGCTCACTCGGGTAGTTGGCGTAATGTTACCGTACAAAT from Apostichopus japonicus isolate 1M-3 chromosome 19, ASM3797524v1, whole genome shotgun sequence carries:
- the LOC139959459 gene encoding TBC1 domain family member 16-like, coding for MSNLWKKFSDFLGISDPEFIIAPPLEGEIIYCKNNVCVHPPPQLSSLPKHLPGYMTIRTHGSGYLNTSLILTWIPNISINLNTAERDSVVSSTSESSPVRVEESPKLSLGSKEDNESHDSAVGGFHLDGEEKDGEEKHTEGDSPVSLNVSFQDSGIGDGDQKSKLNEMSDGSRNDSENLGDSQVIQADGPPEVERDGVSIEDTAEDGGLAARRGSSSESSTSGDLHTELMLHKLLGDHEIRNPEESESQPERPSELDLLNGTKKDEDDIGDDNSISSASQGSEYPEPFNSFLRNLQEDDHMTSDMSQAWLHNMMFPDNAISLFAEGQTVSMTNPREQLCGVFAVDLCHMRSLRIFFSDESCTSGQFVIASRESQYKILHFHHGGLNKLAEVFEHWQHCIKSLNRDQPGGETTDLCRKFTIIQSGLKAKDCHPEEGIYGVINEEIWRSYVNEKGQIEEPYALRKAIFFGGIDKTLRAEIWPFLLGMFDFESTEDDRMVQEKEKTAEYEDIKKKRASMTEKEKEQFWKDVRCTVEKDVIRTDRGNPYFRGKNNPNLDVMCNILLNYAVYNPQQGYNQGMSDLLAPIMVELQNECEAFWCFASLMESVIFVSSPKDEDMERQLSFLRELTRVMLPGFWKHLQNIENSMELLFCHRWILLCFKREFPEADALRIWEACWAHYQTDYFHLFVCLAIIALYGEDVVQQKLPSDDMLLHFSNLAMQMNADLVLRKARAMLHSFRTLPSIPCTLDDLCRTCGTGMWDSGHSPVVECVGTHAEGNRCIHIR